One Falco biarmicus isolate bFalBia1 chromosome 13, bFalBia1.pri, whole genome shotgun sequence genomic region harbors:
- the LOC130158006 gene encoding cytochrome P450 2J2-like isoform X1, translating into MLEMAEFFIALVVCLLILQFLKLQWMRMQFPPGPVPLPIFGNLWLLDFKLRRETLTKLTKIYGNIYTLWMGQTPMVVLNGYRAVKDGIVTHSEEVSGRPLTPFYRDMMGEKGIFLTSGHTWKQQRRFGMTIIRSLALGKNNLENQIQTEACHLVDIFANIKGKPFDPHTFVVRAIANIICAVVFGHRFSSEDESFSKLIKAIYFVIYFQATIWGRMYDAFPWLMHRLPGPHQKVFVYNDFMHNLVMKEVQTHERQNAGDPQDLIDFYLAQITKTKDDPTSTFNKDNMVQTVVDLLLGGTETTSTTLLWALLYMIQYPEIQENVQREIEAVLEPSHLISYEDRKKLPYTNAVIHEALRHSNVTSVGVPRLCVRNTTLLGFHIKKGTLVLPNLHSVVYDSEHWATPWKFNPNHFLDLDGNFVNKEAFLPFSAGHRVCLGEQMARVELFIFFTNLLRAFTFQLPEGVKEINSEYILGAILQPHPYKLCAIPR; encoded by the exons ATGTTGGAGATGGCTGAGTTTTTTATAGCTCTAGTAGTATGTCTCCTGATTTTGCAGTTCCTAAAGCTGCAATGGATGCGTATGCAGTTTCCTCCAGGACCAGTTCCCCTCCCAATATTTGGAAATTTGTGGCTGTTGGACTTCAAACTTCGTCGAGAAACTCTCACTAAG TTAACCAAAATCTATGGAAACATCTACACATTGTGGATGGGACAGACACCCATGGTTGTACTGAATGGATACAGAGCAGTAAAAGATGGCATTGTCACCCATTCAGAAGAAGTTTCTGGAAGACCTCTCACCCCATTCTACAGGGACATGATGGGTGAGAAAG GTATTTTTCTGACTAGCGGGCACACCTGGAAGCAACAGAGACGCTTTGGCATGACAATTATAAGAAGCCTGGCGCTTGGTAAGAACAATTTGGAAAATCAAATTCAAACAGAGGCCTGTCACCTTGTGGACATCTTTGCAAACATTAAAG GCAAACCTTTCGATCCCCACACTTTCGTTGTCCGTGCTATTGCAAATATAATTTGTGCTGTTGTTTTTGGTCATCGCTTCTCCAGTGAGGATGAATCTTTCAGCAAGCTTATCAAAGCTATTTATTTTGTGATCTACTTTCAAGCTACTATCTGGGGCAGG ATGTACGATGCTTTCCCATGGCTTATGCACCGCCTCCCAGGACCTCATCAGAAAGTGTTTGTATACAATGACTTCATGCACAATTTAGTTATGAAGGAGGTCCAGACTCATGAGAGACAGAATGCAGGTGATCCACAGGATCTCATTGACTTCTACCTAGCTCAAATAACAAAA ACCAAAGATGACCCTACTTCCACGTTTAATAAAGACAACATGGTTCAGACAGTGGTTGATCTTCTGCTGGGAGGGACAGAAACAACAAGCACCACCCTTCTCTGGGCACTGCTCTACATGATACAATACCCAGAAATCCAAG aaaacGTTCAAAGAGAGATAGAGGCTGTTCTGGAACCCTCCCACCTCATCAGCTATGAAGACCGTAAAAAACTGCCATATACAAATGCCGTGATTCATGAGGCTTTGCGGCACAGCAACGTTACTTCTGTTGGGGTCCCTCGACTATGTGTGAGGAATACAACTTTGCTGGGGTTTCACATTAAAAAG GGCACACTTGTATTGCCAAATCTGCACTCTGTTGTGTACGACTCTGAGCACTGGGCAACCCCCTGGAAGTTCAACCCAAATCATTTCCTTGATTTGGATGGCAACTTTGTGAACAAAGAGGCATTCTTACCTTTCTCAGCAG GACACCGTGTATGTTTGGGGGAACAGATGGCACGAGTTGAACTGTTCATCTTTTTTACCAACCTCCTTCGGGCGTTCACATTTCAGCTGCCTGAGGGAGTAAAGGAAATCAATTCGGAATACATTTTGGGTGCAATACTGCAGCCACATCCATACAAGCTCTGTGCTATTCCACGCTAG
- the LOC130158006 gene encoding cytochrome P450 2J2-like isoform X2, with protein sequence MRMQFPPGPVPLPIFGNLWLLDFKLRRETLTKLTKIYGNIYTLWMGQTPMVVLNGYRAVKDGIVTHSEEVSGRPLTPFYRDMMGEKGIFLTSGHTWKQQRRFGMTIIRSLALGKNNLENQIQTEACHLVDIFANIKGKPFDPHTFVVRAIANIICAVVFGHRFSSEDESFSKLIKAIYFVIYFQATIWGRMYDAFPWLMHRLPGPHQKVFVYNDFMHNLVMKEVQTHERQNAGDPQDLIDFYLAQITKTKDDPTSTFNKDNMVQTVVDLLLGGTETTSTTLLWALLYMIQYPEIQENVQREIEAVLEPSHLISYEDRKKLPYTNAVIHEALRHSNVTSVGVPRLCVRNTTLLGFHIKKGTLVLPNLHSVVYDSEHWATPWKFNPNHFLDLDGNFVNKEAFLPFSAGHRVCLGEQMARVELFIFFTNLLRAFTFQLPEGVKEINSEYILGAILQPHPYKLCAIPR encoded by the exons ATGCGTATGCAGTTTCCTCCAGGACCAGTTCCCCTCCCAATATTTGGAAATTTGTGGCTGTTGGACTTCAAACTTCGTCGAGAAACTCTCACTAAG TTAACCAAAATCTATGGAAACATCTACACATTGTGGATGGGACAGACACCCATGGTTGTACTGAATGGATACAGAGCAGTAAAAGATGGCATTGTCACCCATTCAGAAGAAGTTTCTGGAAGACCTCTCACCCCATTCTACAGGGACATGATGGGTGAGAAAG GTATTTTTCTGACTAGCGGGCACACCTGGAAGCAACAGAGACGCTTTGGCATGACAATTATAAGAAGCCTGGCGCTTGGTAAGAACAATTTGGAAAATCAAATTCAAACAGAGGCCTGTCACCTTGTGGACATCTTTGCAAACATTAAAG GCAAACCTTTCGATCCCCACACTTTCGTTGTCCGTGCTATTGCAAATATAATTTGTGCTGTTGTTTTTGGTCATCGCTTCTCCAGTGAGGATGAATCTTTCAGCAAGCTTATCAAAGCTATTTATTTTGTGATCTACTTTCAAGCTACTATCTGGGGCAGG ATGTACGATGCTTTCCCATGGCTTATGCACCGCCTCCCAGGACCTCATCAGAAAGTGTTTGTATACAATGACTTCATGCACAATTTAGTTATGAAGGAGGTCCAGACTCATGAGAGACAGAATGCAGGTGATCCACAGGATCTCATTGACTTCTACCTAGCTCAAATAACAAAA ACCAAAGATGACCCTACTTCCACGTTTAATAAAGACAACATGGTTCAGACAGTGGTTGATCTTCTGCTGGGAGGGACAGAAACAACAAGCACCACCCTTCTCTGGGCACTGCTCTACATGATACAATACCCAGAAATCCAAG aaaacGTTCAAAGAGAGATAGAGGCTGTTCTGGAACCCTCCCACCTCATCAGCTATGAAGACCGTAAAAAACTGCCATATACAAATGCCGTGATTCATGAGGCTTTGCGGCACAGCAACGTTACTTCTGTTGGGGTCCCTCGACTATGTGTGAGGAATACAACTTTGCTGGGGTTTCACATTAAAAAG GGCACACTTGTATTGCCAAATCTGCACTCTGTTGTGTACGACTCTGAGCACTGGGCAACCCCCTGGAAGTTCAACCCAAATCATTTCCTTGATTTGGATGGCAACTTTGTGAACAAAGAGGCATTCTTACCTTTCTCAGCAG GACACCGTGTATGTTTGGGGGAACAGATGGCACGAGTTGAACTGTTCATCTTTTTTACCAACCTCCTTCGGGCGTTCACATTTCAGCTGCCTGAGGGAGTAAAGGAAATCAATTCGGAATACATTTTGGGTGCAATACTGCAGCCACATCCATACAAGCTCTGTGCTATTCCACGCTAG
- the LOC130158008 gene encoding LOW QUALITY PROTEIN: cytochrome P450 2J6-like (The sequence of the model RefSeq protein was modified relative to this genomic sequence to represent the inferred CDS: deleted 1 base in 1 codon; substituted 1 base at 1 genomic stop codon), whose translation MISVILISLVLILLGAQFLKMQWKSRGFPPGPTPFPIIGSMWWINFRADHGSLKKLAKIYGNICTLWLGHRRVVVQYGFKAVKNVLATNSEDVSGRVQTXVFNRVANGKGILVSNGLIWKQQRHFGIGTLRKLGMGNKGMEHGIQTEARYLVGFFRDKNGRADDPSFPIVHAVSNVICAVVFGHRFSLEDKTFPQLIEACNCIVAFGNSYFYYMYEIFPRASEYLPGPACKAAYSSDFVHSFIRQEIKSHRERGIRDEPQDFIDFYLDQIKKTKNITSSTFEEDNMVQSVFDLFLGGSETTATTLHWALLFMVVYPDIQEKIQKELDAVLSPSHLICYEDQKKLPYTNAVIHEITRFSSIILITLPREAVKDTTVLGYFQRKGTIIVLHIGSALFDPEYWETPHQFNPGHFLDKDGNFVTREAFIAFSVGNRSCLGEVLAKMELFIIFCSLLQTFKFTLPEGVKEVNTDIVFGSTMKPHPYELCEVLH comes from the exons ATGATAAGCGTAATTCTCATATCCCTGGTTTTGATTCTTCTGGGTGCACAGTTCCTGAAAATGCAATGGAAAAGTCGTGGATTTCCTCCTGGACCAACCCCATTTCCCATCATT GGAAGCATGTGGTGGATAAATTTTAGAGCTGATCATGGCAGCCTGAAAAAG CTGGCAAAAATCTATGGCAACATCTGTACCCTGTGGCTGGGTCACAGACGTGTGGTGGTGCAGTATGGATTCAAAGCTGTGAAGAATGTTCTCGCCACCAACTCCGAGGATGTTTCTGGGCGAGTACAGACCTAAGTCTTCAACAGAGTGGCAAATGGAAAGG GTATCCTGGTCTCAAATGGTCTCATCTGGAAACAGCAGAGACATTTTGGAATTGGAACTCTCAGAAAACTGGGAATGGGGAATAAAGGAATGGAGCATGGGATACAAACCGAAGCCCGTTATCTGGTTGGGTTCTTCAGGGACAAAAACG GAAGAGCTGACGACCCTTCCTTCCCCATTGTTCATGCTGTCTCTAATGTGATCTGTGCTGTGGTTTTTGGACATCGTTTCTCCCTAGAGGATAAAACTTTCCCCCAGCTGATTGAAGCATGCAATTGTATAGTGGCTTTTGGGAACAGCTACTTTTACTAT ATGTATGAAATTTTTCCACGGGCTTCAGAGTACCTCCCAGGACCTGCATGTAAAGCGGCATATTCCTCTGATTTTGTTCATTCTTTCATAAGGCAGGAAATTAAAAGCCACAGGGAAAGAGGCATAAGAGATGAACCACAAGATTTCATTGACTTTTACCTGGATCAGATAAAGAAA ACTAAAAATATCACCAGTTCTACATTTGAAGAAGACAACATGGTGCAGTCTGTTTTTGACCTTTTCCTGGGTGGCTCAGAGACCACTGCCACCACTCTGCATTGGGCTCTGCTCTTCATGGTGGTTTATCCTGACATCCAAG aaaaaatccagaaagaacTAGATGCTGTTCTGAGTCCCTCCCATCTAATCTGCTATGAGGATCAGAAGAAACTGCCTTATACAAATGCTGTGATTCATGAGATCACGCGCTTTAGtagcattattttaattacacttCCTAGAGAAGCAGTGAAGGATACAACTGTTCTGGGGTACTTCCAAAG GAAA GGCACTATAATTGTGTTACACATAGGCTCGGCTCTTTTTGACCCTGAGTACTGGGAGACACCTCACCAGTTCAACCCTGGTCATTTCCTGGACAAGGATGGAAATTTTGTGACCCGAGAGGCCTTCATAGCTTTCTCAGTGG GCAACCGTAGCTGTCTGGGAGAGGTGCTGGCGAAGATGGAGCTTTTCATCAtcttctgcagcctgctgcagacATTCAAGTTCACTCTACCAGAAGGAGTTAAGGAAGTCAATACAGACATTGTCTTTGGGAGTACAATGAAGCCCCATCCGTATGAGCTCTGTGAAGTTCTTCACTAG